The following coding sequences are from one Salvia splendens isolate huo1 unplaced genomic scaffold, SspV2 ctg1178, whole genome shotgun sequence window:
- the LOC121788936 gene encoding photosystem I P700 chlorophyll a apoprotein A2 yields MALRFPRFSQGLAQDPTTRRIWFGIATAHDFESHDDITEERLYQNIFASHFGQLAIIFLWTSGNLFHVAWQGNFESWVQDPLHVRPIAHAIWDPHFGQPAVEAFTRGGAFGPVNIAYSGVYQWWYTIGLRTNEDLYTGALFLLFLSAISLIAGWLHLQPKWKPSVSWFKNAESRLNHHLSGLFGVSSLAWTGHLVHVAIPGSRGESVRWNNFLDVLPHPQGLGPLFSGQWNLYAQNPDSSSHLFGTSQGAGTAILTLLGGFHPQTQSLWLTDMAHHHLAIAFIFLVAGHMYRTNFGIGHSIKDLLDAHIPPGGRLGRGHKGLYDTINNSLHFQLGLALASLGVITSLVAQHMYSLPAYAFIAQDFTTQAALYTHHQYIAGFIMTGAFAHGAIFFIRDYNPEQNEDNVLARMLDHKEAIISHLSWASLFLGFHTLGLYVHNDVMLAFGTPEKQILIEPIFAQWIQSAHGKTSYGFDVLLSSTSGPAFNAGRSIWLPGWLNAINENTNSLFLTIGPGDFLVHHAIALGLHTTTLILVKGALDARGSKLMPDKKDFGYSFPCDGPGRGGTCDISAWDAFYLAVFWMLNTIGWVTFYWHWKHITLWQGNVSQFNESSTYLMGWLRDYLWLNSSQLINGYNPFGMNSLSVWAWMFLFGHLVWATGFMFLISWRGYWQELIETLAWAHERTPLANLIRWRDKPVALSIVQARLVGLAHFSVGYIFTYAAFLIASTSGKFG; encoded by the coding sequence ATGGCATTAAGATTTCCAAGGTTTAGCCAAGGGTTAGCTCAGGATCCCACTACTCGTCGTATTTGGTTTGGTATTGCTACCGCACATGACTTCGAAAGTCATGATGATATTACTGAGGAACGTCTTTATCAGAATATTTTTGCTTCCCACTTCGGTCAATTAGCAATAATTTTTCTGTGGACTTCCGGAAATCTGTTTCATGTAGCTTGGCAAGGAAATTTTGAATCATGGGTACAAGACCCTTTACACGTAAGACCTATTGCTCATGCAATTTGGGATCCTCATTTTGGTCAACCGGCCGTGGAGGCTTTTACTAGAGGGGGTGCTTTTGGCCCAGTGAATATCGCGTATTCTGGTGTTTATCAGTGGTGGTATACAATCGGTTTACGCACTAATGAAGATCTTTATACCGGAGCTCTTTTtctattatttctttctgccatATCCTTAATAGCAGGTTGGCTGCACTTACAACCGAAATGGAAACCGAGTGTTTCGTGGTTCAAAAATGCTGAATCTCGTCTGAATCATCATTTGTCAGGACTCTTCGGCGTAAGTTCCTTGGCTTGGACAGGACATTTAGTACATGTCGCTATTCCTGGATCCAGAGGGGAGTCCGTTCGATGGAATAATTTCTTAGATGTATTACCGCATCCCCAAGGGTTAGGCCCACTTTTTTCAGGTCAGTGGAATCTTTATGCTCAAAACCCTGATTCAAGTAGTCATTTATTTGGGACCTCCCAAGGAGCAGGAACTGCCATTCTAACTCTTCTTGGAGGATTTCATCCACAAACACAAAGTTTGTGGTTGACTGATATGGCTCATCATCATTTGGCTATTgcatttatttttcttgttgCTGGTCATATGTATAGAACTAATTTCGGGATTGGACACAGTATCAAGGATCTTTTAGATGCACATATTCCTCCAGGAGGACGGCTGGGGCGTGGGCATAAGGGTCTTTATGATACAATCAACAATTCGCTTCATTTTCAATTAGGCCTTGCTCTAGCTTCTTTAGGGGTTATTACCTCCTTGGTAGCGCAACACATGTACTCTTTACCTGCTTATGCATTCATAGCACAAGACTTTACTACTCAAGCTGCATTATATACCCATCACCAATATATCGCAGGATTCATCATGACAGGGGCTTTTGCCCATGGAGCTATCTTTTTCATTAGAGATTACAACCCAGAGCAAAACGAAGATAATGTATTGGCAAGAATGTTAGACCATAAGGAAGCTATCATATCTCATTTAAGTTGGGCCAGCCTCTTTTTGGGATTCCATACCTTGGGACTTTATGTTCATAATGATGTCATGCTTGCTTTTGGTACTCCGGAAAAGCAAATTTTGATCGAACCCATATTTGCTCAATGGATACAATCGGCTCATGGGAAAACTTCATATGGGTTCGATGTACTTTTATCTTCAACCAGCGGCCCGGCATTCAACGCGGGTCGAAGCATCTGGTTGCCCGGTTGGTTAAATGCTATTAATGAGAATACTAATTCATTATTCTTAACAATAGGGCCCGGAGACTTTTTAGTCCATCATGCTATTGCTCTGGGTTTACATACAACTACATTGATCTTAGTAAAAGGTGCTTTAGATGCACGGGGTTCCAAGTTAATGCCAGATAAAAAGGATTTCGGTTATAGTTTTCCATGCGATGGCCCTGGCCGAGGGGGTACTTGTGACATTTCGGCATGGGACGCATTTTATTTAGCAGTTTTTTGGATGTTAAATACTATTGGATGGGTTACTTTTTATTGGCATTGGAAGCATATCACATTATGGCAGGGTAACGTTTCACAATTTAATGAATCTTCCACTTATTTGATGGGCTGGCTAAGAGATTATTTATGGTTAAACTCTTCACAACTTATCAATGGATATAACCCTTTTGGTATGAATAGTTTATCGGTCTGGGCATGGATGTTCTTATTTGGACATCTTGTTTGGGCTACTGGATTTATGTTCTTAATCTCCTGGCGGGGATATTGGCAAGAATTGATTGAAACTTTAGCATGGGCTCATGAACGCACACCTTTGGCGAATTTGATTCGATGGAGAGATAAACCCGTGGCGCTTTCTATTGTGCAAGCAAGATTGGTTGGATTAGCCCATTTTTCTGTAGGTTATATATTCACTTATGCAGCTTTCTTGATTGCCTCTACGTCGGGAAAATTTGGCTAA
- the LOC121788924 gene encoding DNA-directed RNA polymerase subunit beta yields the protein MLGDANETMSTIPGFNQIQFEGFCRFINRGLAEELYKFPKIEDTDHEIEFQFFLERYQLVEPSIKERNAVYESLTYSSELYVSARLIWKTSRDMQEQTILIGNIPLMNSLGTSIVNGIYRIVINQILQSPGIYYRSELDHNRISVYTGTIISDWGGRLELEIDRKARIWARVSRKQKISILVLLSAMGSNLREILDNVYYPEIFLSFLNDKERKKIGSKENAILEFYQQFACVGGDPVFSESLCKELQKKFFQQRCELGRIGRRNMNRRLNLDIPQNNTFLLPRDILAAADHLIGLKFGMGTLDDMNHLKNKRIRSVADLLQDQFGLSLVRLENVVRGTICGAIRHKLIPTPQNLVTSTPLTTTYESFFGLHPLSQVLDRTNPLTQIVHGRKLSYLGPGGLTGRTASFRIRDIHPSHYGRICPIDTSEGINVGLIGSLAIHARMGYWGSLESPFYDISEKSTGSRLLYLSPDRDEYYMLAAGNSLALNQDIQEEQVVPARYRQEFLTIAWERVHLRSIFPFQYFSIGASLIPFIEHNDANRALMSSNMQRQAVPLSRSEKCIIGTGLERQAALDSGALAIAERGGKIIYIDIDKILFSGNGDTLSISLVMYERSNKNTCMHQKPQVRRGKCIKKGQILADGAATVGGELALGKNVLVAYMPWEGYNSEDAVLISERLVYEDIYTSFHIRKYEIQTHVTSQGPERITNEIPHLEAHLLRNLNKNGIVMLGSWVETGDILVGKLTPQMVKESSYAPEDRLLRAILGIQVSTSKETCLKLPIGGRGRVIDVRWIQKRGGSSYNPEMIRVYISQKREIKVGDKVAGRHGNKGIISKILPRQDMPYLQDGKPVDMVFNPLGVPSRMNVGQIFECSLGLAGGLLDRHYRIAPFDERYEQEASRKLVFSELYEASKQTANPWVFEPEYPGKSRIFDGRTGDPFEQPVIIGKPYILKLIHQVDDKIHGRSSGHYALVTQQPLRGRAKQGGQRVGEMEVWALEGFGVAHILQEMLTYKSDHIRARQEVLGTTITGGTIPNPEDAPESFRLLVRELRSLALELNHFLVSEKNFQINRKEA from the coding sequence ATGCTCGGGGATGCAAACGAGACAATGTCTACAATACCTGGATTTAATCAGATACAGTTTGAAGGGTTTTGTAGGTTCATCAATCGGGGTTTGGCAGAAGAACTTTATAAGTTTCCAAAAATTGAAGATACAGATCATGAAATAGAATTTCAATTCTTTTTGGAAAGATATCAATTGGTAGAACCCTCAATAAAGGAAAGAAATGCTGTGTATGAATCACTCACATATTCTTCTGAATTATATGTATCCGCGAGATTAATTTGGAAAACCAGTAGAGATATGCAagaacaaactattttaattgGAAACATTCCTCTAATGAATTCCCTAGGAACTTCTATAGTAAATGGAATATATAGAATTGTGATCAATCAAATACTGCAAAGTCCCGGTATTTATTACCGGTCAGAATTGGACCATAACAGAATTTCGGTCTATACCGGCACCATAATATCAGATTGGGGAGGAAGATTAGAATTAGAGATTGATAGAAAAGCAAGGATATGGGCTCGCGTGAGTAGGAAACAAAAAATATCTATTCTAGTTCTATTATCAGCTATGGGTTCAAATCTAAGAGAAATTTTAGACAATgtttattatcctgaaattttTTTGTCTTTTCTGAATGAtaaggagagaaaaaaaattggatcAAAAGAAAATGCCATTTTGGAGTTTTATCAACAATTTGCTTGTGTAGGCGGGGATCCGGTATTTTCTGAATCCTTATGTAAGGAATTACAAAAGAAGTTTTTTCAACAAAGATGTGAATTGGGAAGGATTGGTCGACGAAATATGAACCGAAGACTAAACCTTGATATACCCCAGAACAATACATTTTTGTTACCCCGAGACATACTGGCGGCTGCCGATCATTTAATTGGACTTAAATTTGGAATGGGTACACTTGACGATATGAATCATTTGAAAAATAAGCGCATTCGCTCTGTAGCGGATCTTTTACAAGATCAATTCGGATTGTCTCTGGTTCGTTTAGAAAATGTGGTTCGAGGAACTATATGTGGAGCAATTCGGCATAAATTGATACCGACTCCTCAGAATTTGGTAACTTCAACTCCATTAACAACCACTTATGAATCCTTTTTTGGTTTACACCCCTTATCTCAAGTTTTAGATCGAACTAATCCATTGACACAAATAGTTCATGGGAGAAAGTTGAGTTATTTAGGTCCTGGAGGACTAACAGGGCGAACTGCTAGTTTTCGGATACGAGATATCCATCCTAGTCACTATGGGCGTATTTGCCCAATTGACACATCGGAGGGAATCAATGTTGGACTTATTGGATCCTTAGCAATTCATGCGAGGATGGGTTATTGGGGATCTCTAGAAAGTCCGTTTTATGACATTTCGGAGAAATCGACGGGGTCACGGCTGCTTTATTTATCACCCGATAGAGATGAATACTATATGTTAGCAGCAGGAAATTCTTTGGCGTTGAATCAGGATATTCAGGAAGAGCAGGTTGTTCCAGCTCGATACCGTCAAGAATTCCTGACTATTGCATGGGAACGGGTTCATCTTCGAAGTATTTTTCCCTTCCAATATTTTTCTATTGGAGCTTCCCTCATTCCTTTTATTGAACATAATGATGCGAATAGGGCTTTAATGAGTTCTAATATGCAACGCCAGGCAGTTCCGCTTTCTCGGTCCGAGAAATGCATTATCGGAACTGGGTTGGAACGACAAGCAGCTCTAGATTCGGGGGCTCTTGCTATAGCTGAACGCGGGGGAAAGATCATTTATATAGATATTGACAAAATCCTTTTCTCGGGGAATGGAGATACTCTAAGCATTTCATTAGTTATGTATGAACGTTCCAACAAAAATACTTGTATGCATCAAAAACCCCAGGTTCGGCGGGGTAAATGCATTAAAAAGGGACAAATTTTAGCAGATGGTGCTGCTACGGTTGGTGGCGAACTTGCTTTGGGGAAAAACGTATTAGTAGCTTATATGCCATGGGAGGGTTACAATTCTGAAGATGCGGTACTCATTAGCGAGCGTTTGGTATATGAAGATATTTATACTTCTTTTCACATACGGAAATATGAGATTCAGACTCATGTGACAAGCCAAGGCCCTGAAAGGATCACTAACGAAATACCGCATTTAGAAGCCCATTTACTTCGCAATTTAAACAAAAATGGAATTGTGATGTTGGGATCTTGGGTAGAGACGGGTGATATTTTAGTAGGTAAATTAACGCCCCAAATGGTGAAAGAATCCTCGTATGCCCCCGAAGATAGATTGTTACGGGCTATACTCGGCATTCAGGTATCTACTTCAAAAGAAACTTGTTTAAAACTCCCTATAGGTGGTAGGGGCCGGGTTATTGATGTGAGGTGGATCCAGAAAAGAGGAGGTTCTAGTTATAATCCAGAAATGATTCGTGTATATATTTCACAGAAACGTGAAATCAAAGTAGGCGATAAAGTAGCCGGAAGGCATGGAAATAAAGGTatcatttcaaaaattttgcCGAGACAAGATATGCCTTATCTGCAAGATGGAAAACCCGTTGATATGGTCTTCAACCCATTAGGAGTACCTTCACGAATGAATGTAGGACAGATATTTGAATGTTCGCTCGGGTTAGCAGGGGGTTTGCTAGACAGACATTATCGAATAGCGCCTTTTGATGAGAGATATGAACAAGAAGCTTCCAGAAAACTAGTGTTTTCTGAATTATATGAAGCCAGTAAGCAAACAGCGAATCCATGGGTATTTGAACCCGAATATCCAGGAAAAAGCAGAATATTTGATGGAAGGACGGGAGATCCTTTTGAACAACCCGTTATAATAGGAAAGCCTTATATCTTGAAATTAATTCATCAAGTTGATGATAAAATCCATGGACGTTCCAGTGGACATTATGCGCTTGTTACACAACAACCCCTTAGGGGAAGGGCAAAACAAGGGGGACAACGGGTAGGAGAAATGGAGGTTTGGGCTCTAGAAGGATTTGGTGTTGCTCATATTTTACAAGAGATGCTTACTTATAAATCTGATCATATTAGAGCGCGTCAAGAAGTACTTGGTACTACGATCACTGGAGGAACAATACCTAATCCTGAGGATGCTCCAGAATCATTTCGACTGCTTGTTCGAGAACTACGATCTTTAGCTCTGGAACTGAATCATTTCCTTGTATCTGAGAAAAACTTCCAGATTAATAGGAAGGAAGCTTAA
- the LOC121788910 gene encoding DNA-directed RNA polymerase subunit beta'-like produces MPSNPCVIRNEKLSSQSIQLWDALDLTCYSLVYLLEPDERKLSRPILKGGDPIGSYPNFSFARPITKKPTFLRLRGLFEYEIQSWKYSIPLFFTTPGFDTFRNREISTGAGAIREQLADLDLRIILENSLVEWKELGEEGSTGNEWEDRKVGRRKDFLVRRMELAKHFLRTNIEPEWMVLCLLPVLPPELRPIIQIDGGKLMSSDINELYRRVIYRNNTLTDLLTTSRSTPGELVMCQEKLVQEAVDTLLDNGIRGQPMRDGHNKVYKSFSDVIEGKEGRFRETLLGKRVDYSGRSVIVVGPSLSLHRCGLPREIAIELFQTFVIRGLIRHHLASNIGVAKSKIRGKERIVWEILQEVMQGHPVLLNRAPTLHKLGIQAFQPVLVEGRAICLHPLVCKGFNADFDGDQMAVHVPLSLEAQAEARLLMFSHMNLLSPAIGDPISVPTQDMLIGLYVLTSGNRRGICVNRYNPWNHKNCQNKRSDNNKYKHMKEAFFSNSYDAIGAYRQKRIHLDSPLWLQWRLDQRLISSRETPIEVHYESLGNYYEIYGHYLIVRSIKKEMLFLYIRTTVGHISLYREIEEAIQGFSQACSYGI; encoded by the exons ATGCCCAGTAACCCATGTGTG ATTCGGAATGAGAAACTGTCATCCCAGTCAATCCAATTGTGGGATGCCCTGGATCTGACATGTTACTCG TTGGTGTACCTACTTGAGCCGGATGAAAGGAAACTTTCACGTCCGATTTTGAAAGGGGGAGATCCTATAGGATCCTATCCTAATTTTTCTTTTGCTAGGCCCATAACGAAAAAACCTACTTTCTTGCGATTACGAGGTTTATTCGAATATGAAATCCAATCTTGGAAATATAGCATCCCGCTTTTTTTTACTACCCCGGGCTTCGATACATTTCGCAATCGAGAAATCTCTACCGGTGCAGGTGCTATTCGAGAACAATTAGCCGATCTAGATTTACGCATTATTCTAGAAAATTCGTTGGTAGAATGGAAAGAGTTGGGGGAAGAAGGGTCCACGGGGAATGAATGGGAAGATCGAAAGGTTGGAAGAAGAAAGGATTTTTTGGTTAGACGCATGGAATTGGCTAAGCATTTTCTTCGAACAAATATAGAACCAGAATGGATGGTTTTGTGTCTATTACCGGTTCTTCCTCCTGAGTTAAGACCCATCATTCAGATAGATGGGGGTAAATTAATGAGCTCGGATATTAATGAACTCTATAGACGAGTTATCTATCGGAACAATACTCTTACCGATCTATTAACAACAAGTAGATCTACGCCAGGAGAATTAGTAATGTGTCAGGAGAAATTAGTACAAGAGGCTGTGGATACACTTCTTGATAATGGAATCCGTGGGCAACCAATGAGGGACGGTCATAATAAAGTTTACAAGTCATTTTCAGATGTAATTGAAGGCAAAGAGGGAAGATTTCGCGAGACTCTACTTGGCAAACGGGTCGATTATTCAGGGCGTTCCGTCATTGTCGTAGGCCCTTCACTTTCATTACACCGGTGTGGATTGCCGCGCGAAATAGCAATAGAGCTTTTCCAGACATTTGTAATTCGTGGTCTAATTAGACACCATCTTGCTTCGAACATAGGAGTTGCTAAGAGTAAAATTCGTGGAAAAGAACGGATTGTATGGGAAATACTGCAGGAAGTTATGCAGGGGCATCCTGTATTGCTGAATAGAGCTCCCACTCTGCATAAATTGGGGATACAGGCATTCCAGCCCGTTTTAGTGGAGGGGCGTGCTATTTGTTTACATCCATTAGTTTGTAAAGGATTCAATGCAGATTTTGATGGGGATCAAATGGCTGTTCATGTACCCTTATCTTTGGAGGCTCAAGCGGAGGCCCGTTTACTTATGTTTTCTCATATGAATCTTTTGTCTCCAGCTATTGGAGATCCCATTTCCGTACCAACCCAAGATATGCTTATTGGACTCTATGTATTAACGAGCGGGAATCGTCGAGGTATTTGTGTAAATAGGTATAATCCATGGAATCACAAAAACTGTCAAAATAAAAGAAGTGACAATAATAAATATAAGCATATGAAAGAAGCTTTTTTTTCTAATTCCTATGATGCAATTGGAGCTTATCGGCAAAAACGAATCCATTTAGATAGCCCTTTGTGGCTTCAGTGGCGACTAGATCAACGCCTTATTTCTTCAAGAGAAACTCCCATCGAAGTTCACTATGAATCTTTAGGCAATTATTATGAGATTTATGGACACTATCTAATAGTAAGaagtataaaaaaagaaatgcttTTTCTATACATTCGAACCACTGTTGGTCATATTTCTCTTTATCGAGAAATTGAAGAAGCCATACAGGGGTTTTCTCAGGCCTGTTCATACGGTATCTAA
- the LOC121788942 gene encoding LOW QUALITY PROTEIN: photosystem II CP43 reaction center protein-like (The sequence of the model RefSeq protein was modified relative to this genomic sequence to represent the inferred CDS: deleted 1 base in 1 codon): MTIALGKFTKDENDLFDIMDDWLRRDRFVFVGWSGLLLFPCAYFALGGWFTGTTFVTSWYTHGLASSYLEGCNFLTAAVSTPANSLAHSLLLLWGPEAQGDFTRWCQLGGLWTFVALHGAFGLIGFMLRQFELARSVQLRPYNAIAFSGPIAVFVSVFLIYPLGQSGWFFAPSFGVAAIFRFILFFQGFHNWTLNPFHMMGVAGVLGAALLCAIHGATVENTLFEDGDGANTFRAFNPTQAEETYSMVTANRFWSQIFGVAFSNKRWLHFFMLFVPVTGLWMSALGVVGLALNLRAYDFVSQEIRAAEDPEFETFYTKNILLNEGIRAWMAAQDQPHENLIFPEEVLPRGNLFNGTLSVAGRDQETTGFAWWAGNARLINLSGKLLGAHVAHAGLIVFWAGAMNLFEVAHFVPEKPMYEQGLILLPHLATLGWGVGPGGEVIDTFPYFVSGVLHLISSAVLGFGGIYHALLGPETLEESFPFFGYVWKDRNKMTTILGIHLILLGLGAFLLVFKALYFGGVYDTWAPGGGDVRKITNLTLSPSIIFGYLLKSPFGGEGWIVSVDDLEDIIGGHVWLGSICILGGIWHILTKPFAWARRALVWSGEAYLSYSLAALSVFGFIACCFVWFNNTAYPSEFYGPTGPEASQAQAFTFLVRDQRLGANVGSAQGPTGLGKYLMRSPTGEVIFGGETMRFWDLRAPWLEPLRGPNGLDLSRLKKDIQPWQERRSAEYMTHAPLGSLNSVGGVATEINAVNYVSPRSWLATSHFVLGFFLFVGHLWHAGRARAAAAGFEKGIDRDFEPVLFMTPLN, translated from the exons ATGACTATAGCCCTTGGTAAATTTACCAAAGACGAAAATGATTTATTTGATATTATGGATGACTGGTTACGGAGGGACCGTTTCGTTTTTGTAGGCTGGTCCGGCCTATTGCTCTTTCCTTGTGCCTATTTTGCTCTAGGGGGTTGGTTCACAGGTACAACCTTTGTAACTTCCTGGTATACCCATGGATTGGCGAGTTCCTATTTGGAAGGTTGTAATTTCTTAACAGCCGCAGTTTCTACTCCTGCTAATAGTTTAGCACATTCTTTATTGTTACTGTGGGGTCCTGAAGCACAAGGAGATTTTACTCGTTGGTGTCAATTAGGTGGTCTGTGGACTTTTGTTGCTCTGCATGGCGCTTTCGGACTAATAGGTTTCATGTTACGTCAATTTGAGCTTGCTCGATCTGTTCAATTGCGACCTTATAATGCAATCGCATTCTCTGGTCCAATTGCTGTTTTTGTTTCTGTATTTCTGATTTATCCACTAGGGCAGTCTGGTTGGTTCTTTGCACCCAGTTTTGGTGTAGCAGCTATATTTCGATTCATCCTCTTttttcaaggatttcataattGGACGCTGAATCCATTTCATATGATGGGAGTTGCCGGTGTATTGGGGGCTGCTTTGCTATGCGCTATTCATGGTGCTACCGTAGAAAATACTTTATTTGAAGATGGTGATGGTGCAAATACATTCCGTGCTTTTAACCCAACTCAAGCCGAAGAAACTTATTCCATGGTCACCGCTAATCGCTTTTGGTCCCAAATCTTTGGGGTTGCTTTTTCCAATAAACGTTGGTTACATTTCTTTATGTTATTTGTACCAGTAACCGGTTTATGGATGAGTGCTCTTGGAGTAGTCGGTTTGGCCCTGAACCTACGTGCCTATGACTTCGTTTCTCAAGAAATTCGTGCAGCGGAAGATCCGGAATTTGAGACTTTCTATACCAAAAATATTCTATTAAACGAAGGTATTCGTGCTTGGATGGCGGCTCAAGATCAgcctcatgaaaatcttatatTCCCTGAGGAGGTTCTACCACGTGGAAAC CTCTTTAATGGAACTTTATCTGTAGCTGGTCGTGACCAAGAAACCACCGGTTTTGCTTGGTGGGCCGGAAATGCCCGACTTATTAATTTATCCGGTAAACTACTAGGAGCTCATGTAGCCCATGCCGGATTAATCGTATTCTGGGCGGGGGCAATGAACCTATTTGAAGTGGCTCATTTCGTACCAGAGAAACCTATGTATGAACAAGGATTAATTTTACTTCCCCATCTAGCTACTCTAGGTTGGGGGGTAGGACCCGGGGGAGAAGTTATAGATACCTTTCCATACTTTGTATCTGGAGTACTTCATTTAATTTCCTCTGCAGTATTGGGCTTTGGCGGTATTTATCATGCACTTCTGGGACCCGAGACATTGGAAGAATCTTTTCCATTCTTCGGTTATGTATGGAAAGATAGAAATAAAATGACCACAATTTTAGGTATTCACTTAATCTTGTTGGGTCTGGGTGCTTTTCTTCTAGTCTTCAAAGCTCTTTATTTTGGGGGCGTATATGATACTTGGGCTCCGGGAGGGGGAGATGTAAGAAAAATTACCAACTTGACCCTTAGCCCAAGTATCATATTTGGTTATTTACTAAAATCCCCCTTTGGGGGGGAAGGATGGATTGTTAGTGTGGACGATTTAGAAGATATAATCGGAGGACATGTATGGTTAGGTTCCATTTGTATACTTGGTGGAATCTGGCATATCTTAACTAAACCCTTTGCGTGGGCTCGACGCGCCCTTGTATGGTCTGGAGAGGCTTACTTATCTTATAGTTTAGCGGCTTTATCCGTCTTTGGTTTCATTGCTTGTTGTTTTGTCTGGTTCAATAATACTGCTTATCCTAGCGAGTTTTACGGACCTACTGGACCAGAAGCTTCTCAGGCTCAAGCATTTACTTTCCTAGTTAGAGATCAACGTCTTGGGGCTAATGTAGGATCTGCTCAAGGACCTACTGGCTTAGGTAAATATCTAATGCGTTCCCCGACTGGAGAAGTCATTTTTGGAGGAGAAACTATGCGTTTTTGGGATCTGCGTGCTCCTTGGTTAGAACCTCTAAGAGGTCCAAATGGATTGGACTTGAGTAGGTTGAAAAAAGACATACAACCTTGGCAAGAACGGCGTTCCGCAGAATATATGACTCATGCTCCTTTAGGCTCTTTAAATTCTGTGGGTGGTGTAGCTACTGAGATTAATGCAGTCAATTATGTCTCCCCTAGAAGTTGGTTAGCTACCTCTCATTTTGTTCTAGGATTCTTCCTTTTTGTGGGTCATTTATGGCACGCGGGAAGGGCTCGTGCAGCTGCAGCAGGATTCGAAAAAGGAATTGATCGTGATTTTGAACCTGTTCTTTTCATGACCCCTCTTAACTAG